The Humulus lupulus chromosome 7, drHumLupu1.1, whole genome shotgun sequence region CTCACCTCGCACCCAAACTGACGAACCACGTCGACGGCAGAAAACCACGGGGGGAGGGAGGGACATTCAACCTATGTGTATGCAAGCTCTACCACAATCCTTTGCACCTAATCCTCTGATTTTACAAGAAGAATtttcacttcttcattcttcCAATAACATCAATTTCACCCATCAAAGGGAACAAATGCTTTTTGGGtccttttaattaataatatcaaataaaaaaatttatcagGAAAACGGTAGTCGGTTGCTAAATGATATGAATGGGTATATGTGTATTTTAACACATTCTCAACCAAACAATTCAATCTCACTGTCCAATATGAATCCAACGACTGAAAATACATGAATGACTGAGTCCAACAAAACCAACTGAGGGACTAAAGAATTCCCCAATATTTAGTACATAATCACGTAATTGTGGTTATGCGCCCATGTACCTAAAGTCTACATGATATTCTATTTCGTAGAGTTTGGTATATACATTTTTAGTTCGATTTGTCACCCTCACTTACCTATGATATATTATCGTAGGAGTCATTTTTAAGAAAACTTTAGTATCTAATAAAAATTAGGAgtaattaatatgattaaaaaCTAGCTATTTAAAAATAAGccatctattttattttattttataattagtttatGATAACTTTTTATCAACTACGTATATAAATGAAATTTGAAAAAGGTTAAAAGAAAACACAACTAATGTGAACATTGGACTATGTCAATGTTTATATATTGTTTATGTTTCTTTGCATAACTCTAACAATAGAATAAAAATTGAAGAAGATGTATATTTTATAATGCGATAGACATACGGAGGAAACCCACTCCATGTCAATTTATTCATCGAAAAAATATGGGAACATAAATTAAACCCATATAAACAATACATAATTgagaaataaaaacaaaaaatagaatccAAGAAGACTTAAACGATCAACATAAAATTGCTGATTTTTTCTTATTTCAAGGGTGAAACTCGTAGTTTTTGATTGCCACCCTTGAGAAAAAGTATCATAATATTTTAGACACATTTTCATCATATTGCTACGTTTTTAATAACATTATTTGTTACATCCGTAATATGTTGTTGTCAATACTTATCATTATTTTTGAAGTAATAATACAACGATCTAAATAGGGTACGAGATTACCAGCCTTATGACTGTTCACTATCCCATTTATAGGGTGCTTACTGGTGTTTGCTAAACAATATGACAAACGGAATAGCAAATTATACAAAATGTATTATAGCACATTCCCATAATAAAGAGTCGGAAATATACAAGTATTGCCAATCTCTACCAATATAGATTATTCAGATAGAGATTTCAACTCAAGAGGTCCACATCAATTAGGGTAGGTTTGCCAACTTGAGTCGAGAGACCAATGTCACATGACTAAGACAGCAGCATAGAACCTTATTGATTGTATGAGAATGTGTAGATTGATGTGTATCAAGATTAAAGAGAGGCCGAAGTGGCTAGAGTTTTAGAGGTTGTTAGACATTGACACTATAAAAACTATAGGAAAAATTATACATAACACACTGTAAATTTTAAAAGAATTTGAAAAATACAGTAatttacaaaaattacaaaaatatggataatactttgaataattatttatttaaatatggtTACAATATTGTTTTATATTGTAAACTTTATTTACAAATTTATAAActaatttgtaaactttgtttacaaAGAAATGtattgttataaatttgtaaactttttgttaaaaaaaaactcTATTTATAATTAGGATTACATCATTCCacataatttgaattttatttacaaaatttaccgttaaataattatttacataTACATTGTATTCTATACCTTAAAataagttttttattattttttcctcTTTATTCAAATATATCTATTTCTCTTATCTCACTTctctaaaacttaaaaataaattatagccATATCGCTAGTCGTTTGGCCTCACGGGTGGTATCATCGCGACCTGCTCTTCAATGTGATTATTTTGATATGTAGGAAACATATATTTTTTCGCCGTCCCCCTAGATGACTGAAATTAAAAGTAACATTTTAGTTTAGTTCATATTGGTTAACCAAAAGTTTTTTTTTGTGCTttgttgtatttaaaaaataactatGTAGTTGCTTTCTAATTTGaataaacaaaaatttataataaaaaactaaaatgtgtatttttttattataatacggaattaacttctaagtttcttttttgtttgattaataaaagaaacacaattatttacatgtaaattacattagtgactaaaaaatgaattaaaagttttcatttaaaaaagttaatatatggCATACTAAAAATAACTTTTGATGATAAACTATGTAGTAATTTGTTATActttattgtaactcattagttcTTGAACCAAGTTCGAAGGTAATGTACaattatcttaaataataagatactataatataacctaaaaaacTAATTAGCATTTTAGGataaaaaagtttcaaaaaataaattttagaggttaccaaaatgtatatgaaataatatgctctaaaattaaacatttttttGCGAAAAAAATAACCAATTGGTAACTTATCACCATTATAAGTAACCAAAAAGTTatttttgaaaacccagaaaaatgaaAAATTCGGAATTTCGGAAATGTTTTTAATTCaagtatattattttaaaaatgatATCTTTTGATGATGCGGCAATGtgtttttgtaaataaaattatgTAGGTgcttttgtaattattttatattatatgtataaaattataAAGATTCCTTATAATTATACCCTTCcctatttttgtaatttttttagaattcgtatttttagtatttttttaagagtaatgatatgtgcacccaaaatatacacacAAACATTCCATACAGTGATGTGGCAGTTTAGCCTAGTCAATCATATTTATTAAGATTGAGATCTACTGTTTTAAAAAGCAGACACGTCACTGTATAATATTTAGCTAcatattttgagtgcacatatcattactctttttttaaatatgtttgtaaATGTCCCAAAACTAAATTgttttttatttctaaaaataaaaaaaatatttttaaaaaataaataagggtGCTTGTGATtatattcataaaataattttaaaatcaaaGTTAAATGGCCCCACTGATTTGTTTTCAATTATCACATCACAACGCAACTCTGTTCTATTTAACCAAGCCATGTCATGTGCTGTAGTTGAGACACGTTTTTCATATGGATGATATGGATTTATTCGAGATGGTTAACTGTGTTTTAACCGTGTGAGGGAGGCCATTAAGAATCCAAAAAAAACAGAGAATTTTAAAGATAACAATATGTTTTCTTAAAACAACCATgtgattacattttttttttgttgctaaaAGAAGACAGAGAATGCAAGAATAAGCCAATTATTCTTTTGGTGTTTTTTAAAACATCAACATAGGATTTGTTATGAAATTGAAACAACATCCAGGTACTCTTGGCGACCTCATTTTTGTGTGGCGAGGCGAGGCGAGTCTTCATGGACAGAATCTACATCCTCGACATTTGTTGTAGCAATACAGAGTAGAGCCTATTTGCTTGGACGGTGCCATTCTGATCAGCTGGTGGcaactaaacataaatatagCTCCACAAAATCAAGTGCTACTCGTTTAGTCGTTGTCCACTTCTACatcttttttaaattaattttatgttaGTCATTTTGCCAAACACTTCTGGACAAACATGGTTGTTTTCTATAGTACTAGTTGTTAGTACAATTTCTTTACTAGAATAGTGATTGAATACCACTTATCATTTTCACTGCAGTTGAAAAAACTTCTCTCAAAGCCACGACTCTGATTAATTTCAAACAATTTAGATGTACAAAGTTATTAAAACATGCCTATcatctaaataaatatatatagttgtAGCGACTACTAAAAGTCGTCGTCTTGTACACAGTGGCGGGCATATGTTTTTTACAAtttagtctctctctctctcttttatttattttttttgtataaatatttacatttatgcatCTCTATCTGTGCACTAGTCATCTCTCTCAGCCACCAAAGCAAAGTCAACTCTTTGGTCCTTTGCTTTCAATCATGTCAACAACACCACTTAAATACCCCATCTTTATGAATTAACTTACTCGGAAAGTGCCATCTGTCTCATCAAATTTAGCAGCTGAGCCTGAGGCATGACATAGATTCCTATACAGTATAgtttctacttttttttttttttactttcttcAAATTTATAGAAATGATTAGATCAAGATTGTCAGTATTGTGATCACTGAAACTGAAGTGTTGAAAAGATCTTTACCTATATAGTTTTGCAGGTTTGATTTGCCAGGTTACCATGTCCATAGAGGCACGTCATAAATAGATTAAAGTGAGGAATTTCCTTACGACTTCTTATTCGTAATTGATTTTACATCAAATTCTAATAAGTGaaataaagaaatgaagaaagaggtttGTTGATTAGTACAATGTTAATGATTACAATCTTGAAACTCCCATGAACTGCCAATAAATGGGAACTTTTTATAGCACACCCTATTTCTCTTTTCAAGCACATCTGCATACATCACATGccactaaaaaaatatatgaaatcatcctttttttaacatttttatggTTAGCATAGTTTATTATGGGCATTGCGATATAGCTTTACCAATACTAATAATATCATTAATATATTACTTGATATTTTTCACTAAATCACATGCCTTATTTTGCttattttatctatatatatttgtAGTTGTAGGTGGAGCCATATATTCATCAAATGGCCATGATATTATAATGATATATATTGCTCCCTACTCCCCATTCTGATATGCTCTGTATTTTTCTCTCTATAAAATATGAACACGTAGCCTACACGGCTACACATATCAAGTATTGCATATATATACATAGCAAACTTTTCTGAAAGTAATATATAGTCATCTATAAGAATCTTgtacagagagaaaagaagaagaaagatggctTTGGTGACGAGCAACAACAACTACTATGGTGGTGTTTCGTCTGTTTCAGAAGAAGCAAACTCTGGTTTTGTCTCAGAACTTGCTACTCACAGACTTTATCAAACCCAATTAGCTACAGAGACCAAGAACCATGTACGTATGCCTTTAAGTTTGGTCTTTACTTTCTTCAATGTGTATTATTCATGCAACATTGTTTGAAGATTCACATGTTATATATCTCTTATTGTTTCCTTAACtcttatcttttttattttttcttagaaTGAAATGACTGAACTTCTTCTGAGCCTACCTCCTCTTGGTTTGCATCTTCGAAAAGAATCATCATTCTTAGACTTGATTGAAACGAGGCTAAACCCTCAAGAACTTAGGTCCAACTTCCCAACTGagactactgctactactaatcATAATAACCAGGTCGAGCCCATAGTCAAAAAGGCTTCAAAACTCAATGCTTCGGTCATCAAAATCGGCTCATGGCAGGTCATACATAACATACCATGTGTTACTCTTTTTTGTTTATCCAACACCTTATAAAGTCTACTTTCTAGTGTTAACACAGCATAGTGTTTATATATTATACAGAGAGTGGCTCTACATGAGGAGGACGTGGTCACCAAATGTTACTTTGCTAAGAAAAAACTGGTGTGGGAAATTCTAGAGAGGGGCTTGAAAAGCAAGATTGAAATCCAGTGGGAGTATATTATGGGAATGAGAGTCTCCCTTGAAGAAAACCAGCCTGGGATTCTTGAAGttgaggtatatatatatatatttataatgatAAAATATTGGTGtcttgttttattttgatttagacACTTAGAAATGTTTTATTTGTGTAGTCATAAAATCCGTGTTTGTGAAATGTGATTTGCAGTTAAGTGAGCCACCTACGTTCTTCAAAGAGACAGATCCGCAGCCAAGGAGGCATACTCTTTGGTCTTCAGCTTCTGACTTCACTGATGGTCAAGCTACAATATGCaggtttatatatatttatatgcttcACTCCTTGCCATTAATtagtattatttaattaatatttcatttcattttataatATGTATCTATATACTATGTATTATATGtctattttaaaagtttgttaaatattttttattacacGGACAGAGAATAAGAACAAACAACTTAGATCGAGGATAACCAGGCTCTAATAAAAGTGGCTTTACGACGATTGTGACATATGCGCTTATGGTTTCGTGAATACATACAGATACATATATATGTAGAAATACTTGTTAAGATATACGTAGATTAAAATTTCTATATACATCGTCATCATCAACTTCATTTTTAAAAATTTCCCCAAAGTTGTGCCATAATTGGTACCATTAACTACTAGTCAGTACGAAATATATTATATCTGTCTGATTTACATATGTGTCTATCCAATAAGTTTTTGGCATACACCatgttaaatattttaataaatatatcaaAACTTGATTGGATAGTACGAGATAAAGACAAACAAATAAGTGTCATCACTTTACAAGGATTGTGACATATACATAAATACATGCTTACTATGCTTTTTATGCCTGATCATGAATACAGtacatatataatttatataataattaataataatgttCGATTATTGTGTTCAGAATTCATCATATCCAATTTGCACCGGGTGCTTTTGACAGACACTATGAGAAGCTCCTACTTTGTGAACCTCGATTCCTCCATATGTGTCGAAGCCCTTTCCCTTCTTATAAAAACCAATCTTCTTTCTTCTATTCAAATTTCCCCAACACACCTACCACTCATAATATTTCTTTTACATACGATAATGGCACCAAACAACAACAACACCCTAGCTCAACTATCTCAACAAACATGTCTTATTTTCCAGAACAACATCATCAAGCTTACCATGAACCTTCCAATTTTCTCAGCCATTTTACTTCACCAGGTATTTAAATCTGTTTGTTTTAAATGTTAGACTGATCATTCACCATGCTTGCACACATACTAAATTTCTTGTTCCAAATTATGTAGAAGTTATGGATCTTTCTCAAGCTTTAGATGAGCTTCTAGGCAATGAGCATGATGATGACGAGGCTTGTTGGGCTCAACAAATGACCAATGATCATAGAGATGAGAGGCAAGGCTTATATTCTACCATTGTGACAGTAACACCACCACAAAATCACAATGGAGCAGCAGGAGTCTATGATGACTCTTTCTCTCAATTCCAAAGTTGTGAAGAACAACAGTTATTGAGCTTCTCAGAGTTTGACCAGGTTGCCAATTCTAATATTATTACACAACAACAATTCATGGGGATAAGTATCAATCATCCATTTGGCTCTTTGACAAGTATGGAGGAGGCCAGGATTAATGTTGCAGCCATTAGTCTTATGAACAATCACAACTATGGACAAGAAAATTATGAGAAGAATTTCACTACAAGAGATGGCTTGAAatattcactttttgatccatttagaTTTACACCCATGTAATATTAACACCCTTGACTCTAGctgtaatatgtttttttttacctTTTAGATATTGGGGAGGGGATTCAAATTTGAGATCTCCTCTTtgtgaagagagatgtagtaccTTCACGCTAAGCCTATGAATGAATACATTGTGaatgtttttgttgtttttttataatcaacatttttaattaataggaCTTTTTTTTAGTGGTATATAAAAATCAATTTATCTTACTCCGTATAGaaatataaacattaaaaaaaGATTTTGTTGTTCCCATAATATACCGATTTTGAAATATAAAGATTAGAGATTTCGCCAATATTAATTTAATGTCGGGACTaagaaaattttattaatttaacaaatattaaataacaaataaattaatatttatttgtgatttttttttcttcaaagtaTTGTTTTTAAACAAGTCCTATTTAAaaatgtttatatatttttggaatcTGCGTTTTATCTATTTGAAtcatgtgttttgataaattactttttagatattgtaatttgtaaaattattcaaatagacccataaactcgattttagtaaaaaaaattgaacgaaaatcacaaataattcaccaaactaacaatttagaacaaaaacACAATCATTCTGCATAATTACTGTATtgtcatattcaattttttttctttatcaaaattgagtttataagtttatttgaactattttacaaaaaatggtgtccaaaaagtaatttgtcaaaacatatgaTCAAAACAGATAATTAGACAAAACATAtgatccaaaaaaatataaacccttttaaaaacaaaacttgtGTTTGCAAAAATGGAATACAAAGAAACATTGTCAAAATATGATATGTAACAAAAAGGAGTTATAGATTTTGGGAACGATAATTACAAATTAATTACACAAATAACATCATCAATTTATTTTACatatataacacatttttttaaataataaatcatttttaatatcaagtaacatattattatatatttttaagggAAATTTTTCGGAAAAATTAGTAAGTATTTTTAAAAGCACTTAAATCATTAAGTAGTTTTTTTGGCGACAAAAATCAGTAAGTAGTGTAAAAGGTTGTACTTAAGTCattaagtaattttttttgtaGAAAAAGTAACTAAGTAGTCTGAAATGTTACACTTAAGTCactaagtaatttttttattgcaaaagtcatattttatactaattttgccttaattttaattaatcaataaaaatctaaaaaatacatttttaattttgaaaaatatttgaaatctgttttaaaaataaaaaataacttaaaatttctaacatgaaaaaattatttaattttatttaaactaaGTTTT contains the following coding sequences:
- the LOC133788398 gene encoding uncharacterized protein LOC133788398 isoform X2 codes for the protein MALVTSNNNYYGGVSSVSEEANSGFVSELATHRLYQTQLATETKNHNEMTELLLSLPPLGLHLRKESSFLDLIETRLNPQELRSNFPTETTATTNHNNQVEPIVKKASKLNASVIKIGSWQRVALHEEDVVTKCYFAKKKLVWEILERGLKSKIEIQWEYIMGMRVSLEENQPGILEVELSEPPTFFKETDPQPRRHTLWSSASDFTDGQATICRIHHIQFAPGAFDRHYEKLLLCEPRFLHMCRSPFPSYKNQSSFFYSNFPNTPTTHNISFTYDNGTKQQQHPSSTISTNMSYFPEQHHQAYHEPSNFLSHFTSPVMDLSQALDELLGNEHDDDEACWAQQMTNDHRDERQGLYSTIVTVTPPQNHNGAAGVYDDSFSQFQSCEEQQLLSFSEFDQVANSNIITQQQFMGISINHPFGSLTSMEEARINVAAISLMNNHNYGQENYEKNFTTRDGLKYSLFDPFRFTPM
- the LOC133788398 gene encoding uncharacterized protein LOC133788398 isoform X1; protein product: MALVTSNNNYYGGVSSVSEEANSGFVSELATHRLYQTQLATETKNHNEMTELLLSLPPLGLHLRKESSFLDLIETRLNPQELRSNFPTETTATTNHNNQVEPIVKKASKLNASVIKIGSWQRVALHEEDVVTKCYFAKKKLVWEILERGLKSKIEIQWEYIMGMRVSLEENQPGILEVELSEPPTFFKETDPQPRRHTLWSSASDFTDGQATICRIHHIQFAPGAFDRHYEKLLLCEPRFLHMCRSPFPSYKNQSSFFYSNFPNTPTTHNISFTYDNGTKQQQHPSSTISTNMSYFPEQHHQAYHEPSNFLSHFTSPEVMDLSQALDELLGNEHDDDEACWAQQMTNDHRDERQGLYSTIVTVTPPQNHNGAAGVYDDSFSQFQSCEEQQLLSFSEFDQVANSNIITQQQFMGISINHPFGSLTSMEEARINVAAISLMNNHNYGQENYEKNFTTRDGLKYSLFDPFRFTPM